Sequence from the Rhizobium sp. TH2 genome:
TGCCTGACGTGGCGGCCAATACGGATTCACTAATCCTGCCACTGGCTTCCGTCGACCGCGCGGTGATCTCGCTGGTGACCTGATCCAGTGAAGCCGAAATGCCCGATGTGGCGGACAAAACGGATTCGCCGATACTGCCACTTGCCTCCGTTGCCCGCACTTTGATCTCATTGGCGACCTGTTCCACGGATGTGGAGAGCCCTGACGCCGCCAAAAGAACGGACTCGGAAAGTCCTGATGTCGCCGAGAGTACGGATTGATCAATCCTTCTGCTGGCTTCCGCGGCCTTTTCGCCGATCTCGCTGGCCACGAGGTCAAGCGAGGCCGAAATGCCTGATGTCGCCGACAATACGGATTCGGTGATACTGTCGCCGGCCGCCGCTGCGCGGTCGGTGATCTCGTTGGCGACCTGATCGACGGAGATGGAAAAACCCGATGTCGCCAGGGCCACGGATTCATTGATCCTGTTGGTGGCTTCCGTCGCCTTTTCGAGAATCTCGGTGCCGGCCATATCGACTGAAATCGAAACACCGGATGTCGCCGACATGACGGATTCGCTGATCCGGTCGCTGGCCGAAGCCGCCCGGCTGCCGATCTCGTCGGCGGCAAGCTCGACCGAAGTGGAAAGCCCCGATGTGGCCGTCAGCAGGGCTTCGTTGATCTCGTTGCTGGCGCCGGTCGCACGGCTGCCGATCTCACCGGCGGCGGCCTGCACCGTCGATGTGATCCGGTCCGCGGCGGCGGTTACCGCGCCGCTCATATTGCTGTCGGTCATGGCGAGCGCGTCGGCGATGCGGCGCGTCGACTCGTCCGTCACCTGTTTCAGATTGCTGGCGCCGCTGTTGATGAGGTCGGATACCGCTGCGGCGCGCGCCTGCAGGCTCTCGTCCAGCTTTTCCTGATGTTCGGTAAAGGTAGCCGCGATGGTGATCGCATTTTCGCCAAGCGTGCGGGCAAGCCGCGTGCGGGCATCCTCGACATTGCCGGTGATGAGTTCGGTGCCGCGCGCAACCGCCGTTTCCAGCCGCTGCTGATTGTCGCTGAAAGCCGCCTCGATCCGCGCCGATTTGTCGTCGAGCACGCTTGCGATCTTTTCGTGACCGGAATTGACGGCGACCGTGATCGCTTCGGCGCTGTCCGTGATCTTGGCGATCATATCGTCGGCCTTGCCGCCGAAGCCCACCTCGATCTGCTGGTGCGCCTTGCCGAGGACGTCCGATATCGCCACAAACCGGCTTTCGAGTGCCGTCTCGATAATATCCTGGCCCGTGCTGAGCGCGGTCTCCAGCGCGATCGACTGGCCGGCGAAGGACGACGTCATGCGGTCGACCGAGGAGGCGAGGATACTGTCGAGCGCATCGCACGCGCCGCCCACCGTATCGTTGATCCGTGCCAGGCTCTCGGAAAGCTTCGCGTCGAGCGTGCCCGAGCGCTGGTCGAAGGCGGCGGCGAATTCATTGAGGCGGCCGTCGAAAGCCGACGACACCACCTCGACGGAGGACCGCAGCTTCTCTTCAAAGAAGCTCGAACGGACATCGAGATCCATCACCGCGTCGTCGGCAGCCGACTGCATCGACTGGCGGAAGGTCGAACCCTTTTCGTCAAGCGCGGAATTCAGTGAGTTCAGGACATCATCGAGGCCCGAAGTGATCGCCTGACCGCCCGATGTGAGGGACTCGCTGATCTGCTTGGTGCGCGCGATCAGCGTCTCGTTGAGTTGCTTGGTGCGCTCCTGCAGCGCATTGTTCAGCTTGTCGGTGTTGGCGTCGAGCAGCGAGGCGCGGGTCTCGAAATCGGACAGAAGTGCCTTGCCGCGCTCGCGCAGCGTCGAGGACAGCGCGTCGATGCGATTGTCGAAATCGTTCGCCAGGGCGACGCCGCTGGCGCTCAATGCCGACAGCAGGTTCTCGGTCTTGACCGAAAGCAGGCTTTCGATCGAGTTCGACGCCATGCCCGAGCGTTCCATGAAGATCGCCGCCTGAGTGTCGATCATCTTCGCGACGGCTTCGCCGGAGGTGGCGATATTGCGCGAGATGTTGAGGCTTGCGGCCGCGAGCTCTTCCTTCAGCTGTTCATGGGCGCCGGAGATCGACGAGCGCACCCGCTCGGCATGCCCGACGATCGCCTCGCGCTCGGAGCCGAGCTCCTGCACGAGGGTGCGGACCCGCATTTCATTGTCCGTATAACTGCGCTCCAGCGCGTTGACCTCGGAATGAACCAGCGTCTCGAGTTCGGAGGCACGCGCAATGGTGCGCTCGATGCCTTCGTTCATGGCGGTCACCTGGCGGCGCACCGCCTGGCCGACGCTCATGATGCGATCGGTCGCGGCACTCTCGGGCTCCGCGAGCCTGAGTGCGACCTCGGCCATCGAACGGGCGGCCTGGCGCAATTCCCGTGCACGGGCGATCATATTGGCGAAAGCGAAGAAGATCGCGATCGGAAACAATGTCGCAACCAGCACGCCAAAGGCGCCGGGCAGGGCGGCCAGTTGCTGGAACGAACGGATTTCCCAAATAGCCGGCGCATAGAACAGGTGCGCGGCACCAATGCCGAGCAGAACCCAGATTACGGAAGCGATGGCCGCCATGCGCATCGGGGATTTGGAGGAGGCGTCCATTCCACCCAGCAATTGCGGTTGGAGATTGGAACGCTGGTCGTTGGCGGCGCGGAGCTGCGGCGACTTCGGCGCCTGTTCGGGTGCCAGTGACCGGGCGTTGTCTTCCTGGGAAGCACGCGCCTCGTCGGGGCTGCGGCCGGACTGGGCCTCGCCCTTGCGGCCGTCGTCCTGGAAGTCGATGGCAAGGGCATCCTCAAGCGCCTTGTAGGCGTTTTCCTCAACCGCTTCGTTGTCGCGCTTCGTCGCCATTCCCGTTCGCCTCATTCATTCTGTGAGCCGCGAAGGGAACCGGCTGAACCGGCGCCTGCTCCCCCGGGGCGGCTTATCCGTCGCGACGGGGGCTTATCCATCAATGGATCCATTCGATGAAACGCCGTACTGTCGCATGGAAAGAAGTGCTCTGCCTCAAGGCAAGCCACTCCAGACCTCGTAACTTAGTGGCACAGAAGCCGTTTTGATACAATCGCTTGGGTTTTCAAAGGTATGATGGTTAACAGAAAATTAACGCTCGTGCCATGAAGTGAAGTCTGAAAACGCAATGAAAATAGCGATTTAAAACGTATTAACCATGAGTGTAGTTTCCCGCCCGTGAAATTGCCGCAATTAAGCATTTTTCCGTTAGCGGATGTGATGATCAGTCTATTCGAAAAGTGGCTGTCCCACAATCAAACATAACAAGGGAATACCCAGACAATGGCAGCGTTGAGTATCGCATTCGAAGCCCCCGACAATTACCGGGGTTACACTCCTTCCCAGCATCGCCCGATCGACCTCGTTCATCTCGCCAAGCAGACATCCGGTGACAAGGCCCTCGAACTCGAGGTTCTTCACACATTCGCCCGGCAGGCGCGCAGTTGCATGAATGAACTGGCCTGCGGCGAGGCAGACATCATCACCCAGGCTGCCCATAAGCTCAAGGGTGCGGCGCTGGCCATCGGAGCGTTCAACGTCTCCTCGGCCGCCGAGAAGGTGGAGAGCAGGGCGGGTGATGCGGCCGGTATCATCCAGCTCGGCAATGCGATCACGGAAGCCGAGAACTTCATCAACACGCTTTCGCGCTCCTGACAATGGACGGCAGCGGGGTGTATTCGCCCCGCATCACGCGTCCGCGACGTGACATTTTGCGTCGCTTCGAGGCGATACTTGCCTTCGGTTGACGCGCTATGGATTTTGTTGGAAAAGGCTGTTGCGCGACATGCGCCAGCCTCCCCCAACGGAAATTCAGGTCATAATGCCCAAGCTCATCATCATTGAAAATGACGGAACGCGCCACGAATTGGACGCCGCCCCCGGCTCCACGGTCATGGAAAACGCCATCCGCAATTCGATCAGCGGCATTCTGGCGGAATGTGGCGGTGCCTGCGCCTGCGCGACCTGTCATGTCTATGTGGATGAGGCTTTCGCCGACAAGGCCGGCAAGCCCGACCCGATGGAAGAGGATATGCTGGATTTCGCTTATGACGTGCGACCGACCTCGCGGCTGAGCTGTCAGATCAGAATGACGGATGCCCTTGAGGGGCTGACCGTTCATATTCCTGAAAAGCAGGGCTGATAGGGAGAGAGCGGCAATTCCCTGACCTATCGGTCAAAAAAAGCCTCGCTCTGTTCTTGAGCGAGGCTAGTGAGACGCATCGTCAACAGGCGAGGGAGGAGACACCTGCAGCCACTCACATGCGCCTTGGGAAACCACAGAAAACCAAACTACCAAGAAACACTCGAACTGCTACTCGCGATTGATATGAGAACGCTAATTCAGCGACACCGCAAGTGCAATGGGCGAATATAAAGGGTCAATTCACAGGATTGGGCGCAGGTTTGGCACAAGGTTGGCGGCTCGTTGCGGGAAAAACACGCAAATCATCCGGAAATGCCGGGGGCGCCGGATTAATTCACCGGCCGAATTGCGACTCGGTAGCGCAGCAATCGAATCATCCGATTCTCGAAATTGGCTGCCTCGATGCGGTCGAAGCGCTGCTGATCCTTGTCATGGGCGATCAGGGCTTCCTGTGAGACGCGATTAACCCTGGCCTTCAGCGTCGCGCAGTCCCGTGTCGTGGGCAAGGCGACTATGGTCTTTTCCAACTGCCTTGCATGCGTGCGTGCGATCTCCGCATGCCGTTCCTCGTGGCGCTTGATATCGGATGCCAGGGTGTCCCAGAGAAGTGCCATTTCCTTGGTCGCCTTGCGGCGGTTGGACCAGCGCGGCAGCACGAGCTTGGTCGATAGCGAGACCTTGGCGCCGCCGATATGGCAGCGACCGTCCTTGCCGATGAAGGTCGCCGAACCGTTGAACTTGATCTGCGTGGCGCCGGGATGCCTGCGGCCGCTCGTCTGCGACAGAGGTCCACGACGGCTCATCTCCCGGTCGAGATCGGACGCGGTGCTGCCGCCGATCGAGAAATAGGTGATCGATTTGCGGAT
This genomic interval carries:
- a CDS encoding Hpt domain-containing protein, giving the protein MAALSIAFEAPDNYRGYTPSQHRPIDLVHLAKQTSGDKALELEVLHTFARQARSCMNELACGEADIITQAAHKLKGAALAIGAFNVSSAAEKVESRAGDAAGIIQLGNAITEAENFINTLSRS
- a CDS encoding (2Fe-2S)-binding protein, yielding MPKLIIIENDGTRHELDAAPGSTVMENAIRNSISGILAECGGACACATCHVYVDEAFADKAGKPDPMEEDMLDFAYDVRPTSRLSCQIRMTDALEGLTVHIPEKQG
- a CDS encoding DUF922 domain-containing Zn-dependent protease, whose protein sequence is MKWYQDHLKTVIVALALSAIALPAASETIIRKSITYFSIGGSTASDLDREMSRRGPLSQTSGRRHPGATQIKFNGSATFIGKDGRCHIGGAKVSLSTKLVLPRWSNRRKATKEMALLWDTLASDIKRHEERHAEIARTHARQLEKTIVALPTTRDCATLKARVNRVSQEALIAHDKDQQRFDRIEAANFENRMIRLLRYRVAIRPVN